The genome window CATCTCCTCTAAGAAATGTGCCATTTTTTTCATGTTGCCTGAAAATAAGGTGACCCAAAATCACAAATAGGTAACATTCAATTTGATAAACTGGTCAGAATGATAATAGTCAGACCCATATCCTTACAAAGACTGAGGACCTCCAGCGCTGTTCCTTCAAACACTACAAATCCACCTTTGCTGAACAGTTCCTGATGGGTGAGGTTGACAATGTCATCTGGTCGGTCAATACCAGCAAACAATACACCAGGTGACTTCTTCAGCTCCAGTAAGTGAGGGACCTGGGGGACAACACATTAAGTCTGTCATTACATTTAATGatgagccttcaaaataaaagctaaTGCAATTGTTGGGTTTCACCTTAACTACTACATTAACATTATCTGCTGCCATACCTCACAAATGTGATCAGCAATATCTTCATTTCTTATGATGATGATTAAAGGTGATGAGGGAACATCCTCATTAAGGAAGAACTGAGGTGGTCCTACTTCACAGTGGCCCTCTGACTCCAATAGCTCCTGTAAGGTGAAAAGGAGTGTAAATGTCCATAACCCATGTTATTGTACTTTCAAAACACGGTATACTATGATGTTTTTTACTCTAACCTTGGTCTCTCTGAAGAAGGTATCTGTTGATGTCACCAGCATAAAGAACCTGAACTTGATCTTACAGGACTGTCTAACGACAGAATTCAGTTTGTCATGCAGGCTGTCATACAGATCTCTTTTCATCTGGCCACAGAAGTCTGTGTTGTTGCAAGGTCTGGTATTGGATGGATTTATGTCTTCTACATGCTTCTCTGGTTTGGATGGGAGTTTTTTGCCAGCACAAACATCATCCATCATGGCACTGTATAACCTGGCACATTCCACAGCCATGTCCAAGACCTTGGAATGTGCTGCTTCATCACCATTTGCACAGTATAATTTCTGAAGATGCAAAGAGGTTTCTCCATCTGTTGTGTCAGCCATACCACACCTTTCAGGCATTGCCACTTTAATCTTTTGTCTCATAAGTGATGGAAGTGCCTCCCAATGCTCCTCTGGGCTATCCACATCTTTCAGGCTAGAGAAGCACACAGTCACAGGGCTGCCACCGGAAGAACATTCCTTGTTTGACTCGTGGTGCCTCAAGCTACTGCTGTAACTAGTAGCCTTGTCATGGCAGTCACTCCTCCTTTTGCCTTTCAGTATCTGGTTCATTTTTTCTGAGAAGATAAGACACTCTTTGTCCATAGAGGATTGGGTGAGATCAGGTGGAGTCCACTTCTCAGCTAATTCTACCAGAGAACAATTAGAGCCCTTAATGTTTGTATTTATAATTGTTCTGGTGTGCATGTTTATTGAGGGACTCACAATCGGTTTGTCATTGGTGACCCCGTTTTCACAGTGATCCAAAGCCGCAACTAAGGATGACTTTCTCATGTTGTAATTGTCATCATTCTCATCAAGCCAACTTTTGACAAGCGTCCTTCTCTCTTCAGCATGGCAATACTGGTACCAGTCCTTTTGTGTTTGGGATGTATTCATGTCTGTTTTTACTAATTTTGTGGAGGATGAACTGGCTCTGCTGGAACGCAAAACCTCATCATATTCCTGTTTGTCCCATTCTTGATACTGAGAAGAGGATTTTCTGTCTACAGATTTTGCTTGACTGAAGTTTAATTTCCGAACAATGTGTTGCTCTTTGGATAGCCATTCTGCCTCTTGGGTGAATTCAGTTTCATCTTGAACTCCCTCAGTTTCATCCATTTCCTCTGAGACTCCAGTGGAGATGTCACTCTGTATTCTCATATCAGTAGCTAATTGTGTACTAGTACTGATAACTGTAGTGTTTGGGTAGGCAGGTTCTGCACTGAAGACATCTGGAGTCAGAGTGTAGTCAATTTGTTCAATGACAAagtgttctgctctgctctcctcactcTTAGAGGGTTTTACAGCCATCACTGGTCGCTGGCTGCTTGGGCGGGGTTCATTAGATTTGTGAGTTTGAGGGTAATAAGACTTTGAGGTTCCTTCTGTGGAAAGACTGTGCTCTTTTTCCAGTGGGATTACACATGTATTGGTTTTGTCTGAATGGCATTTAGTAAATCCTTTTTTGTCAATTGTTTTGTTAAGATGGGGTTGAAGGTTTAATGGTTTGGCAAGATTGGGAGTTGGGTTAATGGAGAAGGATTTGATAGGGGTTTGTTCTGAAGAAAGGTGGTTTTCTAGATCATTGGGTTTGTTAAGGCTGTCTGTAGGTTTATGCAGCTCTTTCTCCACAAGGTGAGGAATTCCAGAAGTAAGTTCATTCAAATCTTCTTTCTCTAGAGCAAGACCATGGAGGTTACAAATGCTGTTACTGTTAGAATTTGTCAACTGAACAATATTCACAGTCTGACTGTCCTCAGAAGCTGTGTGATCCGATGGTAATTCATCCTGTGTCGGTGTTGAGCTTCTTCTTATGCCTGAGTTTGGGTGTTTGATAAATGCATGTAGTGTTGATGGAGTTAAGACACTCAAACTCCCAAGCCAAGGGCTGGCATCGTAGGGCATTTCATCCACAGTTGGAGTTTGGCATCTCTTGTCAGGTCTTTCCTTTGCAACCATTTGGTGGTTGTTGTAAAACACTTCATCTGCAACCAAATTGGTTTCAAAACCCTCTGTCTGTGGGGTGTACTCACTTGAAAAACAATCTCCAATTAGTGGTATTTCTACCCGATGTCTCCCAATTTCATCCATCTCATTTGATGAATGTGATACCTTTGTTTCCAATAATTCAATGTACTTTCCATTCATTGGAGTTTTGATATGACCTTGCACAGGGTTTGATGGGTCATCTTGTAGATGTAAAACTTCAGAGTGTGAGATATCCATATAAGAGTCCTCTGAAGTCTCTGGTTTTGAGGCATCCATATTCGATTCCAATCCAACCACCGGTTCTGGAATATCCATCGATGAATCAACATTGACCTCTTTATTTGTGACATCTGCAATGGAATCTACTTCATACTGTAGTATTATCTTATCTTGCACAGCCCTGCACGTCTCATTTTGTGGATGTGAGACCTTGGAGTGTGCGATGTCCTTTCTTGAATCTACTACATCATTGTCTGTAATACCCTTCATGGAATTCTCTACTCCTATCAGTGGTATTTCTATCTGGCCATGCACTGCATCTTCAGAATGCTGGAGCCCTTGCTGACTTTGAGCTGCGTTAGTATCAAACATTCCCTGATCTCTACAATTACTATTTCCATAATTAAAAGCAAACTCGTTAACTTGACCAACGGTTTCTCCACAAAGCGAATTCAAATGGCCGCCTGTGACTGGCTTTGACCCACATACTAAAAGGTTGTTCCTACCAAAGGCGGTAGCAGTCTCATTAATAGGTAGAACACCTCTAAATTTAGCCCCATCAAGAATCTCTGATGGAACTTTGGCTACAAGTACATCATCACTATGTTCCATTGGTAGTACATCACCTATGGCCCCATTACCAGCCTGCACTAATGAACTTCCTTTACAATGCACGTGCAGTGACTTATCTTTTGAATCAGTTCCGTATTGAACTGCAAATGGTGACTCAAACGCTAACTCCTTATATACCACTGGTGGTACAGTAGGTATACGATCAATTCCATCACCCACTTCAGCAGTTTTTTCACTAGAAGTGTTCTTTTCATATAGCTCAGGAAGAAAATTCTCTCTGTGATCACTGCCATTGCAGACCAGTGGTCGGGCCTCTGCTTTTGAAACAATTCTATTCTGCATTTCAATTTCAAACTCATCTTTAGAAACTATTCCATCAGGCGCTGGTTGATAAGCTTGACCATTTGAAACATTTTCCTCATGCACAATGAGAGCCTTATCAATGGAATCCTTCCCGACATGCAAACCTGGTTGTGGTTTAGAACTCAAATTTACTTCATAATCAGGCCCCATTTCCTTTTTTGTAGGTGTATCCACATCCATAAGTGATGGGTCATCATCTGCCCAATCATTCTCTTTAAGATCTTGTTTTTGCATGTCCTCATGACCTCCATCTCTGGATTTATACACCTCAGTTTGGGCATCATCGCAACTCTCCTCCACTTCTGTGCAAGCGATTGTTTTGGATGAATTGTGACTTTCAGCTTGCACCATTGTAACTTGAGATAAGTTCTGTTCTCCATCACAATTCCTCTCTGACTCTCGAGAGTTACATATGTCGTCGCCTTCTAATATCTTCTCAACTCTGTTGGTCTCTGGCATGTCCTGAAGATGAATGCACATAGTTCCTTTTGTGTCACATGACATACTGCATAATCCACCATGTTCTGAAGATTTTAAATCAGTATCTTCTACAATGACATCCTTTTTTAAGGGAATTTTGCTTCTTTCGGCATCATCTGAATGGCATTCTTTGTCTTGTCCATCCACAATTTCACTGCAACTCTGGAATTAGAAACAATACAAGATAAAAACTTACAGCTAACACAAAAACCATATCATGAGGGCTAGAGACAAACCTTTAACAGTTTTGTAATATGTGTTTTCTGCTTACTGGTAAATTGTTTCCATCTTTACTGTTTTTGAAAGCCATAGGCAAGCCCTCTCTGCTGTCGTTTCCATCCACCACTTCAGTGTTTTTCGTTGAAAGGTCCAATACCTTAAGTGGTTCTTTTGGAGCCCCTTTACTAAGGTCCAAAAGCTCAGAATCTGACGTCCTGCAACAGACTCCTAACTCAGAAGAACTGGTTTTGATCTTAGAGGAAACATCGTCTGAAACAGTTCCATGAACCGTTTCAGCACAACTTCTTTCTACGCAATATGCATGACTTTGGTCTATGTGAAAGAACCTAGAAGTTGACTTGCTGTAAAACAGACCAATCCACATGTGGATGATGAGTTGGATCTGCTCATTAGTGTCCTTAATGTTGAAATCCCAGGCACTATAATAAATGGTGataagaggcagagagaaaaatgcAGTCAACCAACAAGTCATGCATTACAACGGTCAAATGCTTTGTATTTTCTACACCAGAATTTTAAGGTACATACCCATGAAGGGCTCTTATGACTGTTTTATCCTTCAGGTCATTAGTAAACTTGCTGTCAAGACTGAAGTCATAGTTTTCCTTCCACCGCCTTGTCACTTGAATAGAGCCATCTTTTTCAGTAAAACTACGTGAGCGCCGGAGCTTTCTCCTGCGCAACAAGCTTTTGTTGAGGTTTTGTTGAGACTTGTTAAGTTCATCTCTGGTGTTATCCTGACGTAAGAATGCAAATAGTGCTTGAGTTCCATCACCATAGATATCCTTGCGATGTTGCTGGAGTCCCTCGGTACTGGAAAGAGCAGGGACTTGGAGGAAAGCACCTGACAAACCCaatagagaggaggatgggggcaaTGAGTAAGAATGCTCTGTAGAAATTAAGAcaaccccctcctgtctccccttgACACCTTTTGGCAGCAGGGAGTCGGCAGGGAGACAAGGTTTAGCAGCGGAAGGTCTTAGCATATCATGAAGAAGTGACTGTGGCTTAGGAGAACTAGCACTGTATGTCTCCAAACTTGGACCAAGCTTGCGCTCAAGCAATGGGTCTGGCAGTGGCAAGACTTTGTCATTACTGCCACAGAGGGCCAAATCAGCAAGTAATGTCAGGGCGTCTGTGGGCGGGTCTGCACTATTTACCACCTCCTGCAGACAATGGCCCTTACTGACTGAATAACTCCTAGAAACTGGTGGTAGTTCTGGAGATTTATTTTTTTCTAGTCTTTCACTGGCAAAAGAGGCTGGAGTGTGAAAATGCAACCACCCTGTAGAGACAAAacagaacagagacagagaaattgcATGAAAAATAGTTGCACAAAAAGACGAAAAGTACTTGTGGCACAATACAGTTTTGAAGCAGACCCCAATGCACATGTAAGCATTTATCGGATTGACTGGAAGTaacattttatatttgttttctgTAGATACTACTTAATTCAGCCTAAGCCAGCGAAACAAAGCAGGTATAGAAGTGCAGGCAAAACATGAGACACGTTAAAGCACACATTCTTGTTGTTGCATCTATCAGGAGTGTTGCAGAAGTTGAAGAAGCAGCAGTATATGGCTGTACCATAGGAGGAGTTCCCGCCCTCCTCCGCCATACTACCCATTAGGAGTTAAAATAATAAGAGCCCACAAAGCTTTTCTGAAGGGCCAGGATTACATTAAGAAGCATCAGCATCCTTCTTCAACACTCCCAGTAAGTGCAAAAAACAAGATACACTTTGAAGCAAAGAATTATGGAATGCCCTTTAAAACAAGCATCAGCATTGTGCTTGCAgttgagaaggagaaagataaGGAATCAGGGATATATTTGATCTTTCCCAAATTGATCATCCACGACTGCAATGACCACACACTTGAAATGAATTTCATGGTTAACAGACAGTTTCAGTTGAGGGAACATGCAAatcataaatataaatatagttACAACTTGTAAAGGCTTACATTTTTTCCTGATTGTCTCAGTGGACACACCCCGCTTCTGAAGGGGTCTCATTCGTCCCATTGTAGGGGAAGTTGGGAAAGAGCTAGGTGAAGGCTGAGGCATTTTGTCTGACTTTCCTTTAGGTGTAGTCTGATCCACTTTTCTTAGAGAGCCTTTTTTCAACGGAGAATCACTTTTTGGAGTTTTCTGTGTATCATCCCTTAACGCCTTGGGCGCCAAACCTAATGCCCTTGCCAAGTCTGGGTCTAAAGGCTGTGTCTGAGTGACTTCAGCAGTACCCACATCCAGGGTGACTTTGTCCAACTcactcatatttacattttccaAAGTTTCTGTGCCTTTGTCAATCTTGCTCTTTTTTGGCAAAGGTTCTGTTGTCAACGATGTTGAATCCTGATTTTGGACAACAGGACGAGGGGGtttccctttcccccctcttgACAGAACTTTCTTTAACTTGCTGAAGGATAATGCAACAAATTCCCGCTTTTTTGGATCTTTGGAAAGAAAAGCAGGGGGTTCTATGACAAGTGAAGTTGTGCAGTTGACCTGTGTCAGGTTGACCTTGGATGAATTGTCCTTAGCATCTGAATTCCTATTAAGTAAATCAGTACCATCATTAAGCGCTTTCTTCTCAGAGTGTACCACACTGCAGTCCGAATTTGGGGAATTCTGTTCTCCATCCGTAGTCTCTGTGATTGATCTCTTTCTCCTTATCTCCATAGCAGAGCTAGAGCTATTCACCTGTACCAAAGCTTCAACCATCGTTTCACCAATACATTTTTCATGAGGTTTCCGTCTCCTCCTATCTCCCAGTGACTGTGTATCCTTAGAAACATCTTCTGAACCATGCGGAACAAAGATTCTTCCACATTTTGTTGTGATAGCCTTTAAGTCCCACCGTTCTGTTTTCCTTTTCAGCGGATGGGAAAGCACAACATTCTCTTCCGTTTCTGGTTCTTTATATTGAACTGTCTGTGCTGAAGACCTTAACACTCTTTTAGTTAATTTTCCATCTTGATTTCCTTGACCCTTACGGCGTCGCCTTGGAAGTTTCCTCCAGTCAACTTTCAATTGTGGGGTGGTCTCTGGGAGTTCAGAAAGGGTTTTTTTCTTTGCAAATTCTCCATTAGAGGAATTGTTATGCTCCACTTGTAATTTGTTATTTGGAAAGCTACAGACCTGGAGTTCTAACTGACCGGCCCTGGAGTTTGCCGATGCAGCATTCTGCATGTCACATTTGTCCTCCTCAGGAAAAACAGGGACAGTTCTTTGAGCTGAGGTAACGCTAACCACCAATCCTGCAGAGATGTCATCAGATGTTAGTGAAGCTGAGGCCTCTGTTACTTCGGTGAGACGGTCTGCTGTTAAACATACTGCGGTGGCTGGTTCATGCAAGTCCTTGGCTAATACTGCAAGCTGGGAGAGCGTGGATTGTTCAGACACCACTGAATGCATGTCTTTCCTTATATTTTCTAGGCCTGTATCACTTGCGTCTCTACACATCTGTGTGTAAGCATAGGCAGGGAACTCTCCACCTGACTGTCCCTCTGTGCCACTACTCACTGGAGTTCTAGGGCCTCCCTCTGGAGAAGACAGACAGTAGTAAACATCATCATCTTGCTCATCTCCTCGCTCCTCTCGTCCAGCTGCCAAAAGCTCTGTGGCCTTGGAAACAGACAGCTGAAAGGGGTCTGGCCGGTTCAAGTATGACTGAAGGTGTTGACATGCCTTGTCTGTCCACACCGGGGAGGAGTACAAATATTTGAGAGCGTCCGGAACATCATACTGATCTGGAAAGAAACTGGCCTCCCTGGATGGACTGACTTCCAGCCCTGGGTGAATAAGAGCAGCATAACTCTGAATATGTTGCTCCATGACTTCACACAACTCCTCCTTTTGATCCAGGAGACACTTATCCACCTCTGTCTCAGCATAGCTCAAGGCTGGCAAGACCAGAAGGACTTCTGGTGAAAGGCAGGGCTTTGTCTGACAGATCTTGGTGTctgtgacaaaaaaaaagaaagaagtttTAACCAAAAACATTTAACAACAAATTTCAAAGCATACAATTCATAGGAATTTCTCTATCCAAGTAAATACACACAATCATAACCTTTCTATTACCTCTTTGTATAGCTCTAGAGTCTGGGAACACAAACATTCCTTGCAGTACTTCTGGAGTATTGGACCCAGCGtcttaaaatataaaataatagtaATTTCAATGCAATTAACCTTGACTGTATATGAGAAATACTGTATGCACATTTTGCAAGCAACTCGTTTTAATGTCACCATGTTACTACTTTCATTCTCCCTAGTATGTTATACTGCATTTATGTTTTACCTTCATAGGTGAGGAACTGTGAGGAATGTAACAGTATAAGAAAACCACCGTCGTTCAGTTGTACTGGGAGAGCCTATAGATGGTAAAAAGAACATTTAGTAAAATGTAGTTTCTGTAcagtattttattatttattattcaaCTTGTGCTGACCATACTGCACTGAGGGTTGGATGCGTTTCTGCATACACTTTGCCAACATTTTGACTACTACACACTTAATAATATTAAATGTATGGTAGGAATAATTCAAACCAAACGACAAAGTGGTGACAAACCCACCAAACAttgtttttattgcttgaagtgtatgtatgtatgtattccgAGTAATGTGGCAGGCCCCAGAGATCCAGAGCCTTCCAATGTTTTGAATGACATATACACATGTGATCCAGATCAAGACTGGATAATGTGATCTAACCTgatttcagaatcctttttatCTTTTAAACAACCCATTTTCAAGATTTAATCCAATCCGAAATCAGATTACTTCTGAACAACTTGGCCCTGGTCTAGGATGCGTACCAGGTCTTTAACCTTGAGCTCCAGTgtgagcagagaaagagaggagtctTCAGCCTCAGAGGGAACCAACTGGTACAGACTGCAGCACATACCATCCAAAGAAACtgcaagacaaaacaaaaacgaTTTTCCTTTTGCACTGTTAAGAGAACAACATATGTTGAAATGTCCTTCTCATGACGTCAAGTGAAAAGTTTTAACATGCCCACACCTTCACCAGTAAAACAGGTTTCAAACACAGCCTTTGGTAGAAACAGCTTCAGATCCACCATGGCAATGGCTCTGCTAGCTTCCATAACTGTTGGCCTGGAATTCAACAATTTGACAAAATCATTGGTGGAAATCCCAGGGGACACATGACCCCCCCAATCCTGAGAAAATTGTGATTTGTTTCCCCAACATATTGCTGTAAACATAACTACGTCATTTCAGTATTAATAATATGCAATGAATGCATTTGTGCTGATTGTAGACACCTAATAagcatttttaagtttaactgGGTGCTAcagcacaaccccccccccctcttactgCTCTTAATAAAATTGTATTGTGCCCCCCAAGTTGATATCAGATTTTCACCCTGGAAAGAATAATCa of Osmerus mordax isolate fOsmMor3 chromosome 4, fOsmMor3.pri, whole genome shotgun sequence contains these proteins:
- the tasor2 gene encoding protein TASOR 2 isoform X2, coding for MEIEKGFLEPVVAGSEVFDKNILPPLQKSYIYEESQQSFRYTSAFLVKNTTLQKRYEAFRTKRINMGYSEEELEESFGFLLFEDKTMAITLAEVGVVTGYSTCSTLGDPSKGVYVSKYSDCLDLNRWYQGKSGYIAIIRLTKGRINKVPENYTQNFTSPTVGYDCHASEQLDNVSANTSSFLAFERSQYYMYELLDGGNATARSPSHACPFAIVSFSYGDSKATTVEPQEKSEEGKAVFNYYPWKGQLQIRSKVYHVGLKSSTGALIPAKLPTVMEASRAIAMVDLKLFLPKAVFETCFTGEVSLDGMCCSLYQLVPSEAEDSSLSLLTLELKVKDLALPVQLNDGGFLILLHSSQFLTYEDAGSNTPEVLQGMFVFPDSRAIQRDTKICQTKPCLSPEVLLVLPALSYAETEVDKCLLDQKEELCEVMEQHIQSYAALIHPGLEVSPSREASFFPDQYDVPDALKYLYSSPVWTDKACQHLQSYLNRPDPFQLSVSKATELLAAGREERGDEQDDDVYYCLSSPEGGPRTPVSSGTEGQSGGEFPAYAYTQMCRDASDTGLENIRKDMHSVVSEQSTLSQLAVLAKDLHEPATAVCLTADRLTEVTEASASLTSDDISAGLVVSVTSAQRTVPVFPEEDKCDMQNAASANSRAGQLELQVCSFPNNKLQVEHNNSSNGEFAKKKTLSELPETTPQLKVDWRKLPRRRRKGQGNQDGKLTKRVLRSSAQTVQYKEPETEENVVLSHPLKRKTERWDLKAITTKCGRIFVPHGSEDVSKDTQSLGDRRRRKPHEKCIGETMVEALVQVNSSSSAMEIRRKRSITETTDGEQNSPNSDCSVVHSEKKALNDGTDLLNRNSDAKDNSSKVNLTQVNCTTSLVIEPPAFLSKDPKKREFVALSFSKLKKVLSRGGKGKPPRPVVQNQDSTSLTTEPLPKKSKIDKGTETLENVNMSELDKVTLDVGTAEVTQTQPLDPDLARALGLAPKALRDDTQKTPKSDSPLKKGSLRKVDQTTPKGKSDKMPQPSPSSFPTSPTMGRMRPLQKRGVSTETIRKKCAFLQVPALSSTEGLQQHRKDIYGDGTQALFAFLRQDNTRDELNKSQQNLNKSLLRRRKLRRSRSFTEKDGSIQVTRRWKENYDFSLDSKFTNDLKDKTVIRALHGAWDFNIKDTNEQIQLIIHMWIGLFYSKSTSRFFHIDQSHAYCVERSCAETVHGTVSDDVSSKIKTSSSELGVCCRTSDSELLDLSKGAPKEPLKVLDLSTKNTEVVDGNDSREGLPMAFKNSKDGNNLPSCSEIVDGQDKECHSDDAERSKIPLKKDVIVEDTDLKSSEHGGLCSMSCDTKGTMCIHLQDMPETNRVEKILEGDDICNSRESERNCDGEQNLSQVTMVQAESHNSSKTIACTEVEESCDDAQTEVYKSRDGGHEDMQKQDLKENDWADDDPSLMDVDTPTKKEMGPDYEVNLSSKPQPGLHVGKDSIDKALIVHEENVSNGQAYQPAPDGIVSKDEFEIEMQNRIVSKAEARPLVCNGSDHRENFLPELYEKNTSSEKTAEVGDGIDRIPTVPPVVYKELAFESPFAVQYGTDSKDKSLHVHCKGSSLVQAGNGAIGDVLPMEHSDDVLVAKVPSEILDGAKFRGVLPINETATAFGRNNLLVCGSKPVTGGHLNSLCGETVGQVNEFAFNYGNSNCRDQGMFDTNAAQSQQGLQHSEDAVHGQIEIPLIGVENSMKGITDNDVVDSRKDIAHSKVSHPQNETCRAVQDKIILQYEVDSIADVTNKEVNVDSSMDIPEPVVGLESNMDASKPETSEDSYMDISHSEVLHLQDDPSNPVQGHIKTPMNGKYIELLETKVSHSSNEMDEIGRHRVEIPLIGDCFSSEYTPQTEGFETNLVADEVFYNNHQMVAKERPDKRCQTPTVDEMPYDASPWLGSLSVLTPSTLHAFIKHPNSGIRRSSTPTQDELPSDHTASEDSQTVNIVQLTNSNSNSICNLHGLALEKEDLNELTSGIPHLVEKELHKPTDSLNKPNDLENHLSSEQTPIKSFSINPTPNLAKPLNLQPHLNKTIDKKGFTKCHSDKTNTCVIPLEKEHSLSTEGTSKSYYPQTHKSNEPRPSSQRPVMAVKPSKSEESRAEHFVIEQIDYTLTPDVFSAEPAYPNTTVISTSTQLATDMRIQSDISTGVSEEMDETEGVQDETEFTQEAEWLSKEQHIVRKLNFSQAKSVDRKSSSQYQEWDKQEYDEVLRSSRASSSSTKLVKTDMNTSQTQKDWYQYCHAEERRTLVKSWLDENDDNYNMRKSSLVAALDHCENGVTNDKPIVSPSINMHTRTIINTNIKGSNCSLVELAEKWTPPDLTQSSMDKECLIFSEKMNQILKGKRRSDCHDKATSYSSSLRHHESNKECSSGGSPVTVCFSSLKDVDSPEEHWEALPSLMRQKIKVAMPERCGMADTTDGETSLHLQKLYCANGDEAAHSKVLDMAVECARLYSAMMDDVCAGKKLPSKPEKHVEDINPSNTRPCNNTDFCGQMKRDLYDSLHDKLNSVVRQSCKIKFRFFMLVTSTDTFFRETKELLESEGHCEVGPPQFFLNEDVPSSPLIIIIRNEDIADHICEVPHLLELKKSPGVLFAGIDRPDDIVNLTHQELFSKGGFVVFEGTALEVLSLCNMKKMAHFLEEMSKKGKWKWMLHYRDSRLLREHARSSAEAQEKKLYMDFCQETGMVEVLPYHECDVISKERPSYLQCLVRLQVQNISARFPVFITDTTADNAFAKHGILTMNINSFLLISQTDSCTIS
- the tasor2 gene encoding protein TASOR 2 isoform X1; this translates as MEIEKGFLEPVVAGSEVFDKNILPPLQKSYIYEESQQSFRYTSAFLVKNTTLQKRYEAFRTKRINMGYSEEELEESFGFLLFEDKTMAITLAEVGVVTGYSTCSTLGDPSKGVYVSKYSDCLDLNRWYQGKSGYIAIIRLTKGRINKVPENYTQNFTSPTVGYDCHASEQLDNVSANTSSFLAFERSQYYMYELLDGGNATARSPSHACPFAIVSFSYGDSKATTVEPQEKSEEGKAVFNYYPWKGQLQIRSKVYHVGLKSSTGALIPAKLPTVMEASRAIAMVDLKLFLPKAVFETCFTGEVSLDGMCCSLYQLVPSEAEDSSLSLLTLELKVKDLALPVQLNDGGFLILLHSSQFLTYEDAGSNTPEVLQGMFVFPDSRAIQRDTKICQTKPCLSPEVLLVLPALSYAETEVDKCLLDQKEELCEVMEQHIQSYAALIHPGLEVSPSREASFFPDQYDVPDALKYLYSSPVWTDKACQHLQSYLNRPDPFQLSVSKATELLAAGREERGDEQDDDVYYCLSSPEGGPRTPVSSGTEGQSGGEFPAYAYTQMCRDASDTGLENIRKDMHSVVSEQSTLSQLAVLAKDLHEPATAVCLTADRLTEVTEASASLTSDDISAGLVVSVTSAQRTVPVFPEEDKCDMQNAASANSRAGQLELQVCSFPNNKLQVEHNNSSNGEFAKKKTLSELPETTPQLKVDWRKLPRRRRKGQGNQDGKLTKRVLRSSAQTVQYKEPETEENVVLSHPLKRKTERWDLKAITTKCGRIFVPHGSEDVSKDTQSLGDRRRRKPHEKCIGETMVEALVQVNSSSSAMEIRRKRSITETTDGEQNSPNSDCSVVHSEKKALNDGTDLLNRNSDAKDNSSKVNLTQVNCTTSLVIEPPAFLSKDPKKREFVALSFSKLKKVLSRGGKGKPPRPVVQNQDSTSLTTEPLPKKSKIDKGTETLENVNMSELDKVTLDVGTAEVTQTQPLDPDLARALGLAPKALRDDTQKTPKSDSPLKKGSLRKVDQTTPKGKSDKMPQPSPSSFPTSPTMGRMRPLQKRGVSTETIRKKWWLHFHTPASFASERLEKNKSPELPPVSRSYSVSKGHCLQEVVNSADPPTDALTLLADLALCGSNDKVLPLPDPLLERKLGPSLETYSASSPKPQSLLHDMLRPSAAKPCLPADSLLPKGVKGRQEGVVLISTEHSYSLPPSSSLLGLSGAFLQVPALSSTEGLQQHRKDIYGDGTQALFAFLRQDNTRDELNKSQQNLNKSLLRRRKLRRSRSFTEKDGSIQVTRRWKENYDFSLDSKFTNDLKDKTVIRALHGAWDFNIKDTNEQIQLIIHMWIGLFYSKSTSRFFHIDQSHAYCVERSCAETVHGTVSDDVSSKIKTSSSELGVCCRTSDSELLDLSKGAPKEPLKVLDLSTKNTEVVDGNDSREGLPMAFKNSKDGNNLPSCSEIVDGQDKECHSDDAERSKIPLKKDVIVEDTDLKSSEHGGLCSMSCDTKGTMCIHLQDMPETNRVEKILEGDDICNSRESERNCDGEQNLSQVTMVQAESHNSSKTIACTEVEESCDDAQTEVYKSRDGGHEDMQKQDLKENDWADDDPSLMDVDTPTKKEMGPDYEVNLSSKPQPGLHVGKDSIDKALIVHEENVSNGQAYQPAPDGIVSKDEFEIEMQNRIVSKAEARPLVCNGSDHRENFLPELYEKNTSSEKTAEVGDGIDRIPTVPPVVYKELAFESPFAVQYGTDSKDKSLHVHCKGSSLVQAGNGAIGDVLPMEHSDDVLVAKVPSEILDGAKFRGVLPINETATAFGRNNLLVCGSKPVTGGHLNSLCGETVGQVNEFAFNYGNSNCRDQGMFDTNAAQSQQGLQHSEDAVHGQIEIPLIGVENSMKGITDNDVVDSRKDIAHSKVSHPQNETCRAVQDKIILQYEVDSIADVTNKEVNVDSSMDIPEPVVGLESNMDASKPETSEDSYMDISHSEVLHLQDDPSNPVQGHIKTPMNGKYIELLETKVSHSSNEMDEIGRHRVEIPLIGDCFSSEYTPQTEGFETNLVADEVFYNNHQMVAKERPDKRCQTPTVDEMPYDASPWLGSLSVLTPSTLHAFIKHPNSGIRRSSTPTQDELPSDHTASEDSQTVNIVQLTNSNSNSICNLHGLALEKEDLNELTSGIPHLVEKELHKPTDSLNKPNDLENHLSSEQTPIKSFSINPTPNLAKPLNLQPHLNKTIDKKGFTKCHSDKTNTCVIPLEKEHSLSTEGTSKSYYPQTHKSNEPRPSSQRPVMAVKPSKSEESRAEHFVIEQIDYTLTPDVFSAEPAYPNTTVISTSTQLATDMRIQSDISTGVSEEMDETEGVQDETEFTQEAEWLSKEQHIVRKLNFSQAKSVDRKSSSQYQEWDKQEYDEVLRSSRASSSSTKLVKTDMNTSQTQKDWYQYCHAEERRTLVKSWLDENDDNYNMRKSSLVAALDHCENGVTNDKPIVSPSINMHTRTIINTNIKGSNCSLVELAEKWTPPDLTQSSMDKECLIFSEKMNQILKGKRRSDCHDKATSYSSSLRHHESNKECSSGGSPVTVCFSSLKDVDSPEEHWEALPSLMRQKIKVAMPERCGMADTTDGETSLHLQKLYCANGDEAAHSKVLDMAVECARLYSAMMDDVCAGKKLPSKPEKHVEDINPSNTRPCNNTDFCGQMKRDLYDSLHDKLNSVVRQSCKIKFRFFMLVTSTDTFFRETKELLESEGHCEVGPPQFFLNEDVPSSPLIIIIRNEDIADHICEVPHLLELKKSPGVLFAGIDRPDDIVNLTHQELFSKGGFVVFEGTALEVLSLCNMKKMAHFLEEMSKKGKWKWMLHYRDSRLLREHARSSAEAQEKKLYMDFCQETGMVEVLPYHECDVISKERPSYLQCLVRLQVQNISARFPVFITDTTADNAFAKHGILTMNINSFLLISQTDSCTIS